One segment of Leptodactylus fuscus isolate aLepFus1 chromosome 7, aLepFus1.hap2, whole genome shotgun sequence DNA contains the following:
- the TXNIP gene encoding thioredoxin-interacting protein: MVVFKKIKCFEVVFTEPDKVYCGGDKVTGKVMVEVCEVTRVTAVKVLACGVAKVLWSSGPQHCKQEMEYLRYEDTLHMEDQPTDSDGSVILRPGNHYEYKFGFELPQGPLGTTFKGKYGSVKYWVKAFLERPSHPAQEVRKKFEVVDFVDVNTPDLLSPISGKKHKKMTCLFIPDGHISMSASINRKGFCEGEDICISADFENTCSRIVVPKAAIVAKHTYLANGLTKVFTQKLCSVRGNHIISGMTDSWRGKSIRVPKIKPSILGCNILRVEYSLLIYVSVPGAKKVILDLPLVIGSSSSGFSSRSSSMASQTSSEMSWVELNIPGTPEAPPCYLDIVPEDHRIESPTTPLIDEFDSICDSPIFMYAPEFKYMPPPTYTEVDVNKNTCVH, encoded by the exons ATGGTGGTCTTCAAGAAAATCAAGTGCTTCGAGGTGGTCTTCACCGAGCCTGATAAAGTCTACTGTGGAGGAGATAAAGTCACGGGGAAGGTGATGGTGGAAGTATGTGAAGTTACACGGGTGACGGCGGTCAAGGTGTTAGCCTGCGGAGTGGCCAAGGTCCTCTGGTCTTCTGGACCTCAACATTGTAAGCAGGAGATGGAGTACCTGAGATATGAGGACACCCTACACATGGAGGATCAGCCTACAG ATTCTGATGGCTCTGTAATCCTGAGACCCGGTAACCATTACGAGTACAAATTTGGATTCGAGCTTCCTCAGGG GCCTTTGGGTACCACTTTCAAGGGGAAATATGGATCTGTGAAATATTGGGTCAAAGCATTCCTGGAACGTCCCTCACACCCAGCCCAAGAAGTGCGAAAGAAATTCGAAGTGGTTGACTTTGTGGATGTGAACACCCCAGATTTATTG TCTCCCATTTCTGGCAAGAAGCACAAGAAGATGACCTGCTTGTTCATTCCTGATGGTCACATCTCCATGAGTGCCAGCATTAATCGCAAAGGATTCTGTGAAG GTGAGGATATCTGCATCTCCGCAGACTTTGAGAATACCTGCTCTCGTATTGTGGTCCCCAAAGCTGCCATTGTCGCAAAACACACCTATCTGGCCAATGGCCTGACCAAAGTCTTCACTCAGAAGCTCTGCAGCGTGAGGGGAAATCACATAATCTCTGGAATGACAGATTCTTGGAGAGGAAAGAGCATCCGTGTCCCAAAGATCAAGCCTTCCATCCTTGGGTGTAACATCCTGCGAGTGGAGTACTCTTTACTG ATCTACGTCAGTGTTCCCGGAGCGAAGAAGGTCATTCTTGATCTGCCTCTTGTCATTGGCAGCAGCTCTTCTGGTTTCAGCAGCCGCAGCTCAAGCATGGCCAGCCAGACAAGCTCAGAAATGAGCTGGGTCGAATTGAACATCCCTGGAACTCCAGAAG CACCACCATGTTACTTGGACATCGTTCCCGAAGACCACAGAATAGAAAGCCCAACGACTCCTCTGATCGATGAGTTTGACAGTATCTGCGACAGTCCCATCTTCATGTATGCCCCAGAGTTCAAGTACATGCCGCCTCCAACCTACACAGAG GTTGATGTCAATAAGAACACCTGCGTGCATTAA